The genomic region GTGATTAGGCTCATTCCGAGATCCTTTAAAGGGAAGAAAGTGAGGGTATTGCCAGCTATCACAGCAGGTGAATAGGAGATAGGAGTATCGCCGAGGTCAATAGTTTTGGTCTTATCAGTAGGGTCGGTGATTTTGTAGTTTTTGTTCTTGTTTTGACTGTAAGCGATGTTAGGCTGCCACAGCCATCGGTCGGAGATTTTGTAGCTCAAATTGAGTTCGACCCCTGCGCGGTAGCTTTTGCCTACGTTCTCGCGTATGGGGTAGCCCGTTGCGTTTAGCTTACCTGTAAGAGCCAGTTGGTCAGTGTATTGCATATAATAAGCATTGAGGTTTAGCTGTAGATCGCTGCCTGTAAATCGCCAACCGAGTTCGAAGTCGTTGAGCTTCTCAGGGAGTGGCTTTTTTGCTTCGGGATTATCGGCAAGGGCATCGGTATAGTTCTTATAATCAGAGCGATTGGGTTCCTTAGTGGCACGTGCATAGGAAATGTAGAGGTGGCTATCGGGATTGATGCTGAAGGTGATGCCTCCCTTTGGATTAAAGGCGGAGAGGTGTTCGTTAACGTTGTATTTATCAGCGCGATAGGTGACGTGTCGGTATTGTAAATCACCGAAGAGGCTCCAGTGTGGTGTGAGCTGCCACGTGATTTTTGAGAAGGCTGAGAGCTCGCCTTTGGGGTTGATGCCTTCGTAGCTGTAGCGGTTCCCGTAGGTGAAGGAGGCTTTTTCAGCCCAAAGTAAGTCCTTATAGTGGCTTCCTTCGTAGCGGTTTGCGAGACCACCGAAGATGATTTCGAGCTTATTACTGTGGTAATTGATATCAAAAGTGGTTCCGTAGAAGTCGTTGTCGAGCCCTTGCTGGTGGATGATGTAGGCTTTCTTTTCTTTGCCTTTGGCGTCCTTGCCAAGCGAAGGGAGCCCGACTTTGGAGTAGGCTTTTTTCTCGTAGTTTTCCCAATAGCCCTTGCCTTTGGTGTAGTGGAAGGCGAGATGGGAGTTCCACGAGGAGCCCCATTGTTGTGACCAGTGTAGCTGGGCGTGGTCTTGGGCGTAATTATCGGTTTCGTTGTTGTAGAAGTGCTTATTACCTGCGGCATCGTAGTATTCGCCAGCAGGATTGTAGCGACGGTCTTTTTCGAGGGTTTCTTTATCTAAGCCTATGTAAGTGAGATAGACGTGTTGCCGTCCGCCAAAGAGAAGGGCTTTGATGAGGGTTCCTCCGTAGGCGTAGGCTCCTTGTAGGAAGTAGGATTTGAGGTCGGAAGAGGCACGGTCGCGGTATCCATCGGATTTGATAACGGAGAAGCGTCCACTGAGTTCGAAACGGTTGTTTATTTTGCCTGTGGAGAGCTTGACAGCGTGCTTGTGTGTGTTGTAACTTCCGTAGTAGTTGGCTATCTCGGCAGAGGCATCGTTTTGGATGGCGTCGGTAAGCACATTGAGGCTTGCTCCAAAGGCTCCTGAGCCGTTTGAGGAAGTTCCTACGCCACGTTGGAGTTGGATGTTTTCAGCTGAGGCAGCGAAGTCGGAGAGGTTATACCAAAATACGCCGTGCGACTCGGCATCGTTGAAGGGCACGCCGTTGATGGTTACGTTGATGCGCTCTAAGTTGGAGCCACGAACGAACATATTGGTAGCCCCAAAGCCTGTGCCGTCCTCGCTATAACTCACTACGTTGGGTAGCTGATTGAGGAGCAGAGGGAGCTGTTGCCCTGTGTTTTTCTCCTTGATGGTTTTCTTGGAGAGATTGCTAAATGTTACGGGATTGGTTTGTTTTGCTCTTACAGCAGATACGAGCACCTCATCGAGTTGGATGGGTTGTGATTGCGCTACTATTGCCATAGGTAATAGGCAAAGTACTGCGCCAAGTAATGATTTTTTCATTGTAAAATGTTGTATTTTACAAATAAAAGAGGTAATTATTTGGTGGTGAATAAAAAAAGCCTGTTCGTGCTACCCAAAAGCAGGAACAAGCGTTAACGCTTCTTTTTCCTTTAACAGTATTACCTGTTCAAGTTCTATGGGTATGATCTCAGCCTGTTACAGCACCCCTTTGAGACGGCGCAAAAGTACGATGTTTCTTTGTAATAGGGAAAACTTTTTACTGATTTTTTATTTAAAAAGTAGTTTTAATTCTGTTGTGCGTTGATTTATAAGTACCTATAAGTAAGGGCTCTTTTATTTTTATTAGCGGTAAATATTTATTGAGGCTTGTCCTTATTTACTTTACCTCTGTTTTTAGATACAACGCTTTCAATATATTTTATCTGTTGGGGATGAGATTGGTATATATAAAGACTTCTTTTAGGGCGCTATTTTCATTTATTTGTTGAAAACTACAATTAAAAGTATTGTTTTGCAGGCTTTGTTCTATCTCAGCTTGAGTGTGACAATTGAAATCACGGCTAAGAAGATGCCTACGATGAGGAAGCGCATCACTATTTTGCTTTCGTGGAAGCCTTTTTTCTGATAGTGGTGGTGAAGCGGAGACATTAGGAAGATACGTCTGCCCTCACCATATTTGCGCTTTGTGTATTTGAAGTAAGCTACTTGTATGATTACGGAGAGGTTTTCTATTAAGAAGATACCACAAAGGATGGGTATGAGGAGCTCCTTACGAACAGCGATGGCGATTACGGCAATGATGCTTCCGATGGTTAAACTCCCTGTATCGCCCATAAAGACTTGTGCGGGGTAGGTGTTGTACCACAGGAACCCTACAAGGGCACCTGCAAAGGCTGCAATGAAGACGGTAAGCTCACCCACTCGTGGGATATACATAATATTGAGGTAATGAGAGAAGATGATATTGCCAGAGATCCAAGCGAAGATCCCCAGAGCAAGCACAATGATAGCCGAACTTCCCGCAGCAAGTCCATCGATTCCGTCAGTGAGATTAGCACCGTTGGAGACAGCTGTAACGATGAGGATTACCAATGGGATAAATACAAGCCATACGTATTTATGAGCGTTTTCGCCTGTCCAAGCAATAAGATCGGCGTAGTCAAATTCGTTGTTTTTTACAAAGGGGATAGTTGTTTTAGTTGATTTTACCTCTTCGGTGAGGTTGTTTTCAGTAGGGATAGTATTTTCTGTTTGGATTTTTGCAAAGCTTGCCTTTTCATTCTTTACGGTTACATTGGGGTTAAAATAGAGTGTTGCCCCTACGATAATGCCTAAGCCTATTTGCCCGAGGACTTTAAAACGCCCCTTAAGACCTTCTTTATTTTTGCGGAAGGTTTTGATATAATCATCAATAAAGCCGATAGTACCCATCCATATAGTGGTGATAATTAGTAAGATGACATATACATTATCCAACTTAGCCAGTAATAACACAGGGATGAGTGTTGCTAAAATGATGATAATTCCCCCCATTGTAGGCGTTCCTGCTTTCTCGCTTTGACCTGTTAGACCTAAGTCGCGGACTGTCTCGCCAATTTGCTTCCGTTGTAGGAGGCGGATGATACGCTTACCGTAGACAATTGAGATAAGTAAGGATAATATCAAAGCCATACCTGCTCTAAAAGAGAGGTATTTGTATAATCCTGAACCAGGGAAGTCGTAGTATTTTTCTAAGGTTTCTAATAAATGATACAACATATTAGCGAACAGCTTTTGGTGTAATTAGTTATCGGCGGCAAAGGTACAATAATTTCTGGAATTACTTTCCATATAGGAGTAAAAATTCCTGAATAACTTTGAGATCATCGAAAGGAGAGCGCACCCCTTTGACTTCTTGATAGGTTTCGTGCCCTTTCCCTGCAACGAGGATGATGTCTCCTTTCTCAGCATTTTTCACTGCTGACTGAATGGCTTGGCGTCGATCGGTAATGGTTTGTACTCTGTGGAAGTTTTGAGGTTGTACTCCTGCTTCCATCTCACGAAGGATCGTCTTAGGGTCTTCATCACGGGGATTGTCGCTGGTGAAGATTACAGCATCACTGAGGGTTGTGGCAATATCAGCCATTTCAGGGCGTTTGGATTTGTCGCGATTGCCACCACAGCCTATTACAGTAGTGAGGGTTTCCTTGTGGGAACGTATGTCATTGATGGTTTCTAAAACATTTTGCAGAGCGTCGGGGGTATGAGCATAGTCAACAATGGTGACCACGCCACTGCTGCTTACTGCTACTTGGAAGCGACCTGTCACGGGTTTTATCTTGCTTATCAGGCGCAACACATCCAAGCTATCTAAGCCTAAAAGTGTTGCTGTGGCATATACTGCTAAAAGGTTGTAGGCATTAAAGCGCCCGATGAGTTGCGTCCATACTTCTTGCTTGTTTATTTTTAAAAGTAAGCCATCAAAGCGACTTTCAATGATCCTCGCCTTGAAGTCAGCAAGGGTTTTTAGAGCGTAAGTCTTTTTGGTGGCACGAGTGTTTTGCAACATAAAGGAGCCATTTTTATCATCGACATTTACCAAGGCAAAAGCCTCTCGAGGAAGATTGTCAAAGAATCGTTTCTTTACATCACGATAAGCGGTAAAAGTTTTGTGGTAGTCAAGATGGTCGTGGGTGAGATTGGTAAAGATACCTCCCATAAAGTGTAATCCCTCGCAACGATGTTGGTCGATACCGTGAGAACTTACCTCCATAAAACAATGGGTAACACCCTTCTGTACCATTGCAGCTAAATGAGCATTGAGTTCCAGTGGATCAGGAGTGGTGTGAGTAGCCTCGTGGCGCTCATCATCAATATAGACGGCAACAGTAGAAAGCAGTCCTGCCTTATAGCCTGCCTCACGGAAAAGCTCATAGAGCAGTGTGGCAATGGTAGTCTTGCCATTAGTGCCTGTGACGCCTACGAGCTTGAGCTGCTGTGAAGGCTTGCCGTAGTAGGCAGAAGCTAATAAAGCTAAGGCTTTGCCACTATTTGTCACTTGCACATAAGTAACCTCCTTGTGTAAAGTGTTGGGCAACTCCTCACAGACGATTACCACAGCTCCAAGAGCAATGGCCTTTTCAATAAAAGTGTGCCCATCCACCGCAGTACCTCGTACGGCTACAAAAAGGCTGCCTTGAGAGGCTTTGCGTGAATCAAAGCAGAGTGAGGTGATCTCAAGTTCAATGCTACCGATAATAGCTTCGGTAGTGATATCTTTTAATAAAGTTTTTAAAATCATTGTATAGAAATTAGAGGTCAGAGATTATTTATCTTTTTCTTTCTTCTCTGTTTTTGTCTCGGTTTCTTTATTCTTATTTTCAACCTTTTTAGGTTTATAGCTACTTCTTATCAGTGCTGAAGCTTTCATCTTGTTTGTTTCTGTACTTGTGTTCATATTCTTATGTTATTTAGTTATTATTTCTTAAAATCTCTCATTCAGATACTGTCCCACACTGAAGATTTACAAAAGTACCTGGGGTTATCTTTGTACCGTAGGCTACCGACTGAGTGCTTACTTTTCCTGTGCCTGTCAGGCGTACGCGACAACCCATATTTTCTAAGAGAGCTACAGCATCCATAGCTGCCATACCACGTAGGTCGGGCATAATAGTTTTGAACTTTGCAGATTTGGCATAATAGTCCTCATAGTTCTTGGCAGAAGCATAGGAGACTTTATCAACGTCATCCACGGTATCCATCAGCAGTGAATTGGTATAAATTTTATGAGCAATACTTTTAAATACAGGTCCTGACACATCCGCTCCGTAAAAACCCACACTTTTGTCGGGCTCGTGAATGACGACGATACACGAATATTTTGGGCTTTCCACAGGGAAGAACCCTGCGAACGACGATATATAGCTCAGTTTACTTTTATCCGCACTGGCGTAGTTTTTACGGGCAGTACCTGTTTTGCCAGCCATCGAAAAGTCATCGGAATGCAAACGGTGACCGCTGCCATAAGAGCGAGCTACAACATCTGCCAACAAGCCTTTTGCCTTGCGGGCTGTCTCTGGGGAACATATCTTGCTGTTGATAATCTCGGCGTTGTATTTCTCGATAACTTTATTCCATTCCCGTACTTCTTTAATCAAACGCGGTTTTATCATCACCCCACCGTTGGCAATGGCATTGTAGAAAGCTAAGCTCTGTAAAGGAGTGATTTTCACTGAGTAGCCTATCGCCATAGATTCGAGGGTCACCCCACTCCACATCTTGTCCTTAGGAGTTGGGATAAAAGGCTCACCTTCCCCCAAAATAGGCAGCCCTAAGCGCAGCCCTAAGTTCATTTGTAGCAATTGTGAAGTGAAGTCGCTGGGAGTTTTTGCAAAAAGGCTGTGTACGAGCTCAGTCATCCCTACGTTGGAAGAGACTGCAAAGGCCTTTGACAGGCTGATGCGCCCTGTGAACCTATGTTGTGAATCCTGAAAGGTTTTGTCATAATACTGCACTTTACCATCCCTAACATCAACGGTGTAGGTAGTGTCGATGGCTCGTTTTTCTAAGGTAGCCACTACGGTCATCAATTTAAATACAGAGCCAGGTTCGTGTGCCTCACCTACAGCAAAGTTGTAGCGCTCAGAGTAAGTGTCGTTCTTAGGGTTGAGTTCTAAGTTAGAGATAGCTTTAATCTCGCCAGTACTCACCTCCATCACGATCACGCAGCCGTGTTTTGCTTTGTATTTCTTGAGTTGAGTGAGCAAGGCGTGGTGGGCAATATCCTGAATATTGATATTGATAGTTGAAACTACGTCATAGCCATCTTTGGGCTCAATGATGTTAAAGCCACTAGCGAGCTTCCACTGTCCTTGAGCAATTTTTTGTTCCACACGGCGACCTTTGGTGCCCAAAAGGTAGTTGGCATAAGCACCTTCAAGTCCTACACGAGTAGTATAGCCTGTTTCATCAGTGCGGGCGTAACCAATACTACGATTAGCAATGCCACCAAGAGGGTATTCACGTTTGATATTGCGTTCAACAATGAGTCCGCCTTTGTACGGACCTTTTGAGAAGAGAGGAAAGCGCTTTATACGGATGTACTCGCTATAACCTAAGTTATGAGCTACAAGCATATAGCGATTTTTATTTAGGCGTTCTTTTCTGAATAGATTGCGATAGTAACTGCTTGAATTCCCCATCATCTTTGACAGGGAATCGCAGAGAGGATTGATCAGTTTATTAAAGTCACGAGAGGAAGGAGCAACAGCGTCCCAGCGGATGGTATAGCGCGTAACAGAAGTGGCTAAGAGGCTTCCATCATCGGAATAGAGGTTGCCTTGACTGGGGAGGATATCCGCCTCACGGAGGGTGGTTTCATCAACCCTTTCGCGATAAGCCTCTCCTTCAATTTGCAGTTTGATGAGTTTAAAAGCTATGAAAAGCCCGATAGCAAGCATCATACCTGCTACGAAGAAAGTTCTACCTGTTATCTTTTTTTCTTTCTTTCCCATAAGATATTACTCTTCAATGATAGCTTTGATCTTTTGAGGTGGCTGCTCAGGCTGCTGAAGTCCACGTGCTTCTAACTGATCTAATAACGTAGACTCTAAACGCACTTTTTGCAAGCGCGAACGTATATCGACAAATTGACTCTTGAGTTCATTAACCTCATCGTTCAGGCGTGCTATCTGGTGAACGCGCCTATCCACACTATGGGCGCTGGCAATCATAATAACGCCTAAGACGAAGAGGAAGCCTATGAAAGTCCAGTTTTTGACAGCCTCTTTGCCCTCCACTAAGAATTTCCCGCGAAGGATATGTTTTATTTCGTTAGTTGCTTTTCCCATTATTTATTTTAATTTTCTTCTTAGTTCTTCAGTTGTTTTTAAATCCTTACACCTATCCTCAGTTTAGCACTTCGGGCTCTGCTGTTTTCCTTGATCTCATCCTCTGAGGGAGTGATCATTCCACCTACTTTTTTGAAAGGGACAGATATATTGCCATAAAAATCTTTTTCAGGAGCACCTTCTAACTGCCCGTCACGGATGAAACGCTTTACTAAGCGATCTTCAAGGGAGTGATAGCTGATAAGGCTGATACGTCCACCTTCACGCACTATGTCAGGTAGTTGTAATAGAAAAACCTCTAAAGCTTCCATCTCTTGATTTACCTCAATGCGTATAGCTTGATAGAGTTGTGCCAAAGTTTTGAGTTCTTTCATCTTGGGGAGGAAAGGACTTACAATAGCTTGCAATTCGGCACCTGTGTGGATAGGTCGCTCTTTGCGGGCTGTTACAATGGCACGAGCCATTGCCTTAGCATTCTTCAATTCGCCGTAAAGACTAAAGATATGAGTGAGCGCTGTCTCGTCATAATTGTTAAGAACGTCCTGTGCAGACTGTGAATCTTGCTGATTCATACGCATATCGAGTTTGCCTTCAAAGCGCGTGGAGAAGCCTCGTTCAGGCACATCGAACTGGTGTGATGACACCCCGAAATCAGCTAGCACACCATCTACCTGAGTGATGCCGTAGAACTTTAGGTAGCGCTTTACATACTTAAAATTCTGTTGAATGAGGGTAAAACGCTCGTCGTCAATAGTATTACTGATAGCGTCTGCATCTTGATCGAAAGCAAAGAGGCGACCGCTGCTACCCAGATGGCGCAGGATTTCGCGTGAGTGTCCACCTCCACCAAAGGTGACATCCACATAGGTGCCTTCTGGCTTAATATCCAGACCTTCAATGCTCTCACTGAGCAATACGGGTTTGTGATAAGAATACTCTTGACTCATTTTAGTGCTATTGAGACGGCAAAGGTACAAATAAAAATAGACATACACAAAAAAGAGTTTTGTATAACAGATCAAACGCACGAAATTTATGCCTTATCTCTATCTATTTCTATTTCCTAAGAAAGCACTACAGATCTCGGGTTCATCTGCCGTTCACATCGAACTCATTACGGATGCAATACGGACGAACACCGAAGGAACGCCGAAGGATAGTATTACCTCAGTATTACCATAGTATTAGGTTTATATTAGGTTTAGTATACAATCATCGAACAACCAACGAATTACAATTATATGAAAAATAGTCTTTTTACACACTTTGCATAGTCATAACCTCGTACTTTTGTACGATTGACCTGTTTGTGTAAAAACTGCTACAAGTTTGTAAACTGAGGTAAAACTACTTTTATGATGTGATTTTATTGTATAAGTAGTATTATTTTACTGTGTAAAAAGTTCTTTAAAATGTAAAAATAGAGTTTTAGGTAGGGTATTTCTTACCCGTTTTTACTATAAAAAGGGGCTATGAAAATGTTAAATTTTACATATAAAAAGTTAAAAAATCAGTTAAATATGTGTCATTTTTTCTCTACTGTAAAAGGCTTTTACACTGTGTTTTGTACTTTTATTATATTGATTATTATTGTTTTATGTTGTATTTAAGAGGTTTGTTTTTACATCTCGGACAAAGTTTTTCATTTTAACATTTGCATTGAAGGCATTTGGTAGGTTTGTAGGAAATGTATACTTTTGTGCATTAAAGTATAAAAATACAAAAAAAATACTGTGTTTCAAATATAGCATATAGCCTTATGAAAAAGTTTTTTCTAACAATTGTTTTTATTTTCATTGCAACTTTTGCGATGGTAGCGCAAACGCTGAACTTGAATGGGTTTACAGCAGTGCCTACCGCAGGGGTCTGTAATTCTGATGGGAAGATCTTGGTGACGCTTCCCAACACGATGGGACCTTCAGGCAAGACCCTACGTGTGCGCTTGGCTGTACCAGGAGAACCTACTGAGCGCGTTCAGGATTTGCAAATAGGGACTACTAATAACAAATACGAGTTTACCCTTCTTAAAGCGGGTAACTATACCGTTACTGTGCAGGATCTGGTAACGGCAAATGTAGCTTCAAAGTCCGTGCCTGTAATCTCATCGTATGTAGCTCCTGATTTTGTAGGGAACAAACTCAATATCAAAGGCCCGAGCTGTATAGGCTCAGGCGATGATGGGGGGTTGAGTTTCCAGATTGTAGCAGGGGCTAAGGGGCCTTTTAAGGTTAAATTCACTAAGGGTAGCACCGTTATATATGATCAAACACTTACTAAGACAGCAGGAGCTGTGCTGAATGTAAATATACAAGGTACTACTGCTAAACCTATCAGAGATGGCTATGGCTACCAACTTACCATAGAGGATTTGGCTGGAGGTGTAGCTAATTGTGGTGAAATAAAAACAATGGATATTACCATACCAGGAGCTACCGAGAATGTAGCTTGTATGGAGTTCGAGAAGGTAGAAGAAAACTCAATACTACAAAAAAATACTGACTGTAAGTTCCGTCTTTCATTACAGATCAGGCGTAAAGGTTCTTTGCCAATTGCACAGTTAGAAAATGCTATCAAAACAAGTCCTGCAAAAACAGCAGTAGTAAGACGCTGGGATAAAGCAGGTAATTTCATAGGGGAATACGATATTACTACTACGTACCAAAACAATCCTGTGGCAGGGGGACTAAATAAGGGATATTCTTACTACACCCCTTGGATATTCGAGGAGGATGACACAGTAGAATTTGAAATTAAATTAGGAAAGACACCTATTAAAGAGAAGTTCAAACTTTCAAAGGGTATTGTAAACTTAAATGACAACAAGGTAAATAAATTAATATCTCCTGATTATTTCTTCCTTAATGTAGATGGTATAGTAGCGTTAGAAGTGCTTGATCGTTCAAACTTAGACCCTAGCGGCAATTGTACACGTACAGCTAATACTAAATATTTATACGTAGATACGTATAAGAGGAAGATAGAGTTTAATAATGAATATGGTGGAAAAGTACACTTTGGTGAATACCACTGGGAAAGTGTTGATAATTGGATAAAAGACCCTACCGTACCAGGTGCTGGCTATTACTATGAGGTTTATAAGTGGACAGGTGTTGGCGACCCAGGTTGGGATCCGAACTATACTAGCAGCAGAATGAATGACCCTGCTTGGGTGAAACTCAATATAGGGAGTGACTATACGTGGATCAATAAAAATTACGCTAACTTAACAAACCAGCCAGAGGGTTATTACAAGGTGAGGTTTGTAAGTAGAAATGCCGCAGGGGTAGTTAGCTGCTACCAACCTGAGCGTATGCGTTATATTAAACCTGTAGCAGCAGGTATTAAAGATCCATTCAATGGACTTGAGATAAATAACGGTGCCTTTAAAGGAACTGTATCTATCCGTAAATGGTTGGGTAACTATATGTATAACTACCCAATCACAGTTACTGTTGATTACTTAGACGACGGTAAGTCAGGGACTACACGACCTTATTCTTTCCAAACAAGTTTACCATTTGAGAAGACACGTACTGAGACGATCACTTTCCCATTAGTAAGAGAAGTAGATAATCCAGATGTATCGACTATAAAACGCTTTGAGTTTGGTGACTTGCCCGCTGGGGAGTATCGCATCACTATTAAGGATAAGTGTGGCAATACAGCTACTGACGATTTTAACCTTGATACCCCTATGCAATACACCACAGAGAAGTTTGAAGTGAAACCAGGCTGTGGTGTGAATGGATCGCTTTCCTATGAGATAGCGGCACCGAGGGCAGGTACGGTGAAGAACTTGCAGATGCGCTTGCTCAGGAAAAACCCAGCTACGGGCGACTATGATAATGTTTCACCAGGTTATTTCCGCTTGCGAAGTGGTATCTTCTCAAACCTACAACCTGGGGATTATGTATTCGAAACTCAGGCATTTTACTATGCGCGTGTGAAGATGTGGCGTATTGATGACAATAAGGAAAACCTACCTTATCCACAAAATATGCACTGGGAGACGTTAGATCCTTCGACATCAAATAATGGTTATACTTATATCCGCCCTAATGATGCCTATACTTCAGATCCAGAGGGGAATGGTACTATAGCATATCATACGAGCAAGGCGTACTTTACTATTAGGCCTGCTGGCAATTTGGATGTTGATGTCGTGGGCACTTCGTGCTCGGCAGCAGCGGGTTCGGGCATCGTAGCGGTGAACATCAAGAACCCTGAATACATACAATATCCATTGCAATTTAAGTTGCTAAACCTTGCCACAGGGGTTGAGGTGGCGTCTTCACCTGAATATGGAGCAGGAGGGGCTACTTCGACAGCTACAGGTTATGTGTTCAAGAATGTGGCTGATGGCAATTACACCGTGATAGTGAAGCATAGCTGTGGTGAGCTACCTTACCAGAAGTCGGTGTTGGCTAATAACTATTCAGAACCAGGGGTTCGTTATGCGTTCGTTTCGCCTCCGTGTGGTAGAGAGGTGAAGCTGACCTTTGATGGTTCGGAGCAGTTGTTCAACATTGAATGGTTCAGAGTTGAGACAGGAGGCTCGCTTACTTCAATAGGTACAGGGCAAAGTGTTACCGATACGGTGGATAGGGCGACTACTTATGTAGTGACTCATAGCTTGAAGGATGCTACTTTGTGTACGTCGGGTTCGGGTACGAAATCGGTGACTGTAACTTTTGCATCGGATACGCAGCCACCAGTGATCACAGGTTGCCCAACAGCACCTATAGTAGATAATGCGCTGACAGGGCAATGCTATGGGAAGCCTACTTGGGGGGTAGTTACTGCTACTGATAACTGTGGTGTGGTTACTTACACTCAAAGCCATAAGAGTGGTGAGAGGATGGGTATAGGTACTCACACGGTGGTGTACACCTTTACGGATGCGGCAGGTAATACTTCTACTTGCTCCTTTACTGTGACGGTGAAATCGCGTGCTATCAATATGGTGGTGAAGAATGACTATGTGGATGGTACTGGGAATGTGATTAACAGAGA from Capnocytophaga haemolytica harbors:
- the rsmH gene encoding 16S rRNA (cytosine(1402)-N(4))-methyltransferase RsmH encodes the protein MSQEYSYHKPVLLSESIEGLDIKPEGTYVDVTFGGGGHSREILRHLGSSGRLFAFDQDADAISNTIDDERFTLIQQNFKYVKRYLKFYGITQVDGVLADFGVSSHQFDVPERGFSTRFEGKLDMRMNQQDSQSAQDVLNNYDETALTHIFSLYGELKNAKAMARAIVTARKERPIHTGAELQAIVSPFLPKMKELKTLAQLYQAIRIEVNQEMEALEVFLLQLPDIVREGGRISLISYHSLEDRLVKRFIRDGQLEGAPEKDFYGNISVPFKKVGGMITPSEDEIKENSRARSAKLRIGVRI
- a CDS encoding UDP-N-acetylmuramoyl-L-alanyl-D-glutamate--2,6-diaminopimelate ligase, whose translation is MILKTLLKDITTEAIIGSIELEITSLCFDSRKASQGSLFVAVRGTAVDGHTFIEKAIALGAVVIVCEELPNTLHKEVTYVQVTNSGKALALLASAYYGKPSQQLKLVGVTGTNGKTTIATLLYELFREAGYKAGLLSTVAVYIDDERHEATHTTPDPLELNAHLAAMVQKGVTHCFMEVSSHGIDQHRCEGLHFMGGIFTNLTHDHLDYHKTFTAYRDVKKRFFDNLPREAFALVNVDDKNGSFMLQNTRATKKTYALKTLADFKARIIESRFDGLLLKINKQEVWTQLIGRFNAYNLLAVYATATLLGLDSLDVLRLISKIKPVTGRFQVAVSSSGVVTIVDYAHTPDALQNVLETINDIRSHKETLTTVIGCGGNRDKSKRPEMADIATTLSDAVIFTSDNPRDEDPKTILREMEAGVQPQNFHRVQTITDRRQAIQSAVKNAEKGDIILVAGKGHETYQEVKGVRSPFDDLKVIQEFLLLYGK
- a CDS encoding FtsL-like putative cell division protein; translated protein: MGKATNEIKHILRGKFLVEGKEAVKNWTFIGFLFVLGVIMIASAHSVDRRVHQIARLNDEVNELKSQFVDIRSRLQKVRLESTLLDQLEARGLQQPEQPPQKIKAIIEE
- a CDS encoding penicillin-binding protein, producing MGKKEKKITGRTFFVAGMMLAIGLFIAFKLIKLQIEGEAYRERVDETTLREADILPSQGNLYSDDGSLLATSVTRYTIRWDAVAPSSRDFNKLINPLCDSLSKMMGNSSSYYRNLFRKERLNKNRYMLVAHNLGYSEYIRIKRFPLFSKGPYKGGLIVERNIKREYPLGGIANRSIGYARTDETGYTTRVGLEGAYANYLLGTKGRRVEQKIAQGQWKLASGFNIIEPKDGYDVVSTININIQDIAHHALLTQLKKYKAKHGCVIVMEVSTGEIKAISNLELNPKNDTYSERYNFAVGEAHEPGSVFKLMTVVATLEKRAIDTTYTVDVRDGKVQYYDKTFQDSQHRFTGRISLSKAFAVSSNVGMTELVHSLFAKTPSDFTSQLLQMNLGLRLGLPILGEGEPFIPTPKDKMWSGVTLESMAIGYSVKITPLQSLAFYNAIANGGVMIKPRLIKEVREWNKVIEKYNAEIINSKICSPETARKAKGLLADVVARSYGSGHRLHSDDFSMAGKTGTARKNYASADKSKLSYISSFAGFFPVESPKYSCIVVIHEPDKSVGFYGADVSGPVFKSIAHKIYTNSLLMDTVDDVDKVSYASAKNYEDYYAKSAKFKTIMPDLRGMAAMDAVALLENMGCRVRLTGTGKVSTQSVAYGTKITPGTFVNLQCGTVSE
- a CDS encoding TonB-dependent receptor; amino-acid sequence: MKKSLLGAVLCLLPMAIVAQSQPIQLDEVLVSAVRAKQTNPVTFSNLSKKTIKEKNTGQQLPLLLNQLPNVVSYSEDGTGFGATNMFVRGSNLERINVTINGVPFNDAESHGVFWYNLSDFAASAENIQLQRGVGTSSNGSGAFGASLNVLTDAIQNDASAEIANYYGSYNTHKHAVKLSTGKINNRFELSGRFSVIKSDGYRDRASSDLKSYFLQGAYAYGGTLIKALLFGGRQHVYLTYIGLDKETLEKDRRYNPAGEYYDAAGNKHFYNNETDNYAQDHAQLHWSQQWGSSWNSHLAFHYTKGKGYWENYEKKAYSKVGLPSLGKDAKGKEKKAYIIHQQGLDNDFYGTTFDINYHSNKLEIIFGGLANRYEGSHYKDLLWAEKASFTYGNRYSYEGINPKGELSAFSKITWQLTPHWSLFGDLQYRHVTYRADKYNVNEHLSAFNPKGGITFSINPDSHLYISYARATKEPNRSDYKNYTDALADNPEAKKPLPEKLNDFELGWRFTGSDLQLNLNAYYMQYTDQLALTGKLNATGYPIRENVGKSYRAGVELNLSYKISDRWLWQPNIAYSQNKNKNYKITDPTDKTKTIDLGDTPISYSPAVIAGNTLTFFPLKDLGMSLITKYVSNQYVDNTKHNDAKLEAYWVNNFAATYLWKPRAVAKEVLFSVQGNNILNNKYVAYANNDYGMSYIPAAEANYLVGVTITF
- the mraY gene encoding phospho-N-acetylmuramoyl-pentapeptide-transferase, coding for MLYHLLETLEKYYDFPGSGLYKYLSFRAGMALILSLLISIVYGKRIIRLLQRKQIGETVRDLGLTGQSEKAGTPTMGGIIIILATLIPVLLLAKLDNVYVILLIITTIWMGTIGFIDDYIKTFRKNKEGLKGRFKVLGQIGLGIIVGATLYFNPNVTVKNEKASFAKIQTENTIPTENNLTEEVKSTKTTIPFVKNNEFDYADLIAWTGENAHKYVWLVFIPLVILIVTAVSNGANLTDGIDGLAAGSSAIIVLALGIFAWISGNIIFSHYLNIMYIPRVGELTVFIAAFAGALVGFLWYNTYPAQVFMGDTGSLTIGSIIAVIAIAVRKELLIPILCGIFLIENLSVIIQVAYFKYTKRKYGEGRRIFLMSPLHHHYQKKGFHESKIVMRFLIVGIFLAVISIVTLKLR